From the genome of Yersinia enterocolitica, one region includes:
- a CDS encoding phosphoenolpyruvate carboxylase: MNEQYSAMRSNVSMLGTLLGDTIKEALGEHILEKVETIRKLSKSSRAGNEASRQELLTTLQNLSNDELLPVARAFSQFLNLTNTAEQYHSISPHGEAASNPEALAQLFTRLKDKKLSEKDMRSAVDELSIELVLTAHPTEITRRTLIHKLVEVNTCLSQLDHNDLADYERNKIMRRLRQLVAQSWHTDEIRKIRPSPVDEAKWGFAVVENSLWEGVPAFLREFNEQLQNSLDYRLPVEAVPIRFTSWMGGDRDGNPNVTAEITRHVLLLSRWKATDLFLRDIQVLVSELSMSECTPELRELAGGEEVVEPYRELMKRVRTQLTNTQAYLEDRLKGERVLPPTDLLVSNDQLWDPLYACYQSLKACGMEIIANGQLLDTLRRVRCFGVPLVRIDVRQESTRHTDAIAELTRYLGLGDYESWSEADKQAFLIRELNSKRPLVPLKWEPSANTQEVLETCRVIAEAPQGSIAAYVISMAKVPSDVLAVHLLLKEAGCPFTLPVAPLFETLDDLNNADEVMTQLLNIDWYRGLIQGKQMVMIGYSDSAKDAGVMAASWAQYRAQDALIKTCEKAGISLTLFHGRGGSIGRGGAPAHAALLSQPPGSLKGGLRVTEQGEMIRFKFGLPEVTISSLALYAGAILEANLLPPPEPKKEWVEVMDILSDASCDMYRGYVRENPEFVPYFRAATPELELGKLPLGSRPAKRRADGGVESLRAIPWIFAWTQNRLMLPAWLGAGAGLQKAIDAGKKEVLATMCRDWPFFSTRIGMLEMVFAKADLWLAEYYDQRLVDKSLWPLGQQLRDQLAADIKVVLAIANDDHLMADLPWIAESIALRNVYTDPLNVLQAELLHRSRQHEHPDARVEQALMVTIAGVAAGMRNTG; the protein is encoded by the coding sequence ATGAACGAACAATATTCCGCAATGCGAAGTAACGTCAGTATGCTCGGTACGCTACTCGGGGACACCATCAAAGAAGCGCTTGGTGAACACATCCTTGAAAAAGTAGAAACCATCCGTAAATTATCCAAATCTTCGCGTGCTGGTAATGAAGCGAGCCGTCAAGAACTGCTGACCACGCTGCAAAATCTGTCCAACGACGAGCTGCTGCCGGTAGCCCGTGCTTTTAGCCAATTCCTCAATCTGACGAATACGGCAGAGCAATATCACAGTATTTCACCACACGGTGAAGCCGCAAGTAACCCAGAAGCTCTGGCCCAGCTTTTCACTCGCTTAAAAGATAAAAAGCTGAGTGAGAAAGATATGCGCAGCGCGGTTGATGAGTTATCCATTGAGTTGGTGTTAACCGCTCACCCAACCGAAATTACACGTCGCACCCTGATCCACAAACTGGTGGAAGTGAATACCTGCCTGAGCCAGTTGGATCACAATGACTTAGCCGATTACGAACGCAACAAGATCATGCGTCGTTTGCGCCAGTTAGTTGCACAATCGTGGCATACTGACGAAATTCGTAAAATACGCCCTTCCCCAGTAGATGAAGCCAAATGGGGCTTTGCCGTGGTTGAAAACAGCCTGTGGGAAGGTGTGCCCGCATTCCTGCGTGAGTTTAACGAGCAGTTACAAAACTCGCTCGATTACCGCTTGCCTGTAGAGGCCGTGCCAATACGCTTCACCTCTTGGATGGGGGGGGACCGTGACGGTAACCCGAACGTTACCGCTGAAATTACCCGCCATGTGCTGTTACTCAGCCGTTGGAAAGCCACCGACCTGTTCTTGCGTGATATTCAAGTGTTGGTATCAGAGCTGTCCATGTCGGAATGTACCCCGGAACTGCGTGAATTGGCCGGTGGCGAAGAGGTGGTCGAACCTTATCGCGAATTAATGAAACGCGTCCGTACCCAGTTGACCAATACTCAGGCTTATCTGGAAGACCGTCTGAAAGGCGAACGTGTCTTGCCACCGACTGATTTGCTGGTGAGTAATGACCAACTGTGGGACCCACTTTACGCCTGTTATCAGTCTCTGAAAGCCTGTGGCATGGAGATCATTGCTAACGGCCAACTGCTGGACACCCTGCGCCGCGTACGCTGTTTTGGTGTGCCATTGGTGCGTATCGATGTACGCCAGGAAAGTACCCGCCACACCGATGCCATCGCTGAACTGACCCGTTATCTGGGCCTCGGCGATTATGAAAGCTGGTCTGAGGCGGACAAACAAGCCTTCCTGATCCGCGAGCTGAACTCCAAGCGCCCACTGGTTCCGCTGAAATGGGAACCGAGTGCTAATACACAAGAAGTGCTGGAAACGTGCCGGGTGATTGCCGAAGCACCACAAGGCTCTATCGCCGCTTACGTTATCTCCATGGCTAAAGTGCCATCAGACGTGCTGGCAGTACATTTACTGCTGAAAGAAGCGGGTTGCCCATTCACGCTGCCAGTTGCGCCATTGTTCGAAACCCTTGATGACCTGAACAATGCCGACGAAGTAATGACCCAGTTGCTAAATATCGACTGGTATCGCGGCCTGATCCAAGGCAAGCAGATGGTGATGATTGGCTATTCCGACTCGGCAAAAGATGCCGGCGTAATGGCAGCATCCTGGGCGCAATATCGGGCGCAAGATGCGTTGATCAAAACCTGTGAGAAGGCTGGTATCTCTCTGACGCTGTTCCACGGTCGTGGCGGTTCTATCGGCCGTGGCGGTGCGCCTGCACATGCAGCTCTGCTCTCTCAGCCTCCGGGTAGCTTAAAAGGCGGCTTACGCGTCACTGAACAAGGCGAGATGATCCGCTTTAAATTTGGGCTGCCGGAAGTCACTATCAGCAGTCTGGCGCTGTATGCCGGAGCGATTCTGGAAGCCAATCTGTTACCGCCGCCAGAGCCGAAGAAAGAGTGGGTTGAGGTGATGGACATTCTATCGGACGCTTCCTGCGATATGTATCGCGGCTACGTGCGTGAGAATCCTGAGTTTGTCCCTTACTTCCGCGCCGCGACCCCAGAGCTGGAATTAGGTAAGTTGCCATTGGGTTCTCGCCCGGCAAAACGCCGTGCGGATGGCGGAGTCGAGAGCTTACGTGCCATTCCATGGATTTTCGCTTGGACACAAAACCGCCTGATGCTACCTGCCTGGCTGGGTGCGGGGGCCGGTTTGCAAAAAGCGATTGATGCCGGTAAGAAAGAAGTATTAGCCACGATGTGTCGTGACTGGCCATTCTTCTCTACCCGTATCGGGATGCTGGAAATGGTGTTCGCCAAAGCTGATTTGTGGCTGGCGGAGTATTACGACCAACGTTTAGTGGATAAATCACTGTGGCCGTTGGGTCAGCAATTACGTGACCAGTTAGCCGCGGATATTAAAGTGGTGCTGGCTATCGCCAACGATGACCACTTGATGGCTGATTTACCGTGGATTGCGGAATCGATCGCGTTGCGTAATGTGTATACCGATCCACTGAACGTGCTGCAAGCTGAGCTGTTGCACCGTTCGCGCCAGCATGAGCACCCAGATGCCCGTGTTGAGCAGGCATTGATGGTGACTATCGCCGGTGTCGCTGCGGGCATGCGCAATACAGGTTAA
- the metF gene encoding methylenetetrahydrofolate reductase (MTHFR; catalyzes NADH-linked reduction of 5,10-methylenetetrahydrofolate to 5-methyltetrahydrofolate using FAD as a cofactor): MSFFHANQREALNQSLSELQGQINVSFEFFPPRTSEMEETLWSSIDRLSTLKPKFVSVTYGANSGERDRTHSIIKGIKERTGLEAAPHLTCIDASPTQLRDIATDYWNSGIRHIVALRGDLPPDSGKPEMYASDLVTLLKDVGDFDISVAAYPEVHPEAKSAQADLINLKRKIDAGANRAITQFFFDVESYLRFRDRCVATGIDVEIVPGILPVSNFKQLQRFATMTNVRVPHWMTSIFEGLDNDPETRKMVGASVAMDMVKILSREGVKDFHFYTLNRAELSYAICHTLGVRP; this comes from the coding sequence ATGAGTTTTTTCCACGCCAACCAGCGGGAAGCGCTGAATCAAAGTCTGTCAGAGTTGCAGGGTCAGATTAATGTTTCTTTTGAGTTTTTCCCGCCGCGTACCAGCGAGATGGAAGAGACCCTGTGGAGTTCGATTGATCGTCTGAGCACCCTGAAACCCAAGTTTGTCTCGGTGACTTATGGCGCGAACTCTGGCGAGCGCGATCGTACCCACAGCATCATCAAAGGGATAAAAGAGCGCACTGGCCTGGAAGCCGCACCACATCTGACCTGCATTGATGCTTCACCGACTCAGTTACGTGATATTGCTACCGATTACTGGAACAGCGGTATCCGTCATATCGTTGCTCTGCGAGGGGATTTGCCACCGGATAGTGGTAAACCAGAAATGTACGCATCTGATTTGGTGACCTTGCTGAAAGACGTAGGGGATTTTGATATCTCGGTGGCGGCTTATCCAGAAGTCCATCCTGAAGCTAAAAGCGCGCAAGCTGACCTGATCAACCTCAAACGTAAGATTGATGCGGGTGCTAACCGGGCAATTACCCAGTTCTTCTTTGATGTTGAGAGCTATCTGCGTTTTCGCGACCGCTGTGTGGCTACCGGCATCGACGTTGAAATCGTGCCGGGCATTTTACCGGTATCCAATTTTAAACAGCTTCAGCGCTTTGCCACCATGACCAACGTGCGGGTACCACACTGGATGACCAGTATTTTCGAAGGGCTGGATAATGATCCTGAGACGCGCAAAATGGTGGGTGCCTCAGTGGCGATGGATATGGTGAAGATTTTAAGCCGTGAAGGGGTGAAGGATTTCCATTTCTATACCTTGAATCGGGCAGAGTTGAGTTATGCGATTTGCCATACTCTTGGGGTGAGGCCGTAA
- the metL gene encoding bifunctional aspartate kinase/homoserine dehydrogenase II (multifunctional homodimeric enzyme that catalyzes the phosphorylation of aspartate to form aspartyl-4-phosphate as well as conversion of aspartate semialdehyde to homoserine; functions in a number of amino acid biosynthetic pathways) translates to MNATAVAAAVTGRQLHKFGGSSLADVKCYLRVANIMANYSHPGDLMVVSAAGSTTNQLISWLKLSQSDRLSAHQVQQNLRRYQHDLISGLLSPEMAEPLISEFIHDLERLAGLLDNKVDDAIYAEVVGHGEIWSARLMAAVLNKQDMNATWLDARSFLRAERAAQPQIDEGRSYPLLQQLMAQHPHQRLVVTGFISRSNSGETVLLGRNGSDYSATQVGALAGVERVTIWSDVAGVYSADPRKVKDACLLPLLRLDEASELARLAAPVLHTRTLQPVSGSDIDLQLRCSYQPEQGSTRIERVLASGSGAKIVTSHDDVCLIELQIAGHHDFSLAQKEIDLLLKRAQIKPLATGIHPDRNLLQLCYTSEVVNSALRVLEDAALPGKLSLREGLALVALVGAGVCKNPLHSHRFYQQLKDQPVEFIWQAEDGISMVAVLRLGPTEHLIQGLHQSLFRAEKRIGLMLFGKGNIGARWLELFAREQKNISARSGFEFVLAGVVDSRRSLLSYDGLDASRTLAFYDDEAKEQDEESLFLWMRAHPFDDLVVLDVTASESLAGQYLDFASYGFHVISANKLAGASSSNNYRQIRDAFAKTGRHWLYNATVGAGLPVNHTVRDLRDSGDSILAISGIFSGTLSWLFLQFDGTVPFTELVDQAWQQGLTEPDPRVDLSGQDVMRKLVILAREAGYDIEPNQVRVESLVPAGADVGSVDQFFENGEALNQQMIQRLEAANEMGLVLRYVARFDANGKARVGVEAVRADHPLASLLPCDNVFAIESRWYRDNPLVIRGPGAGRDVTAGAIQSDLNRLSQLL, encoded by the coding sequence ATGAATGCAACAGCGGTAGCAGCGGCGGTGACCGGCCGTCAACTGCATAAGTTTGGTGGTAGTAGCCTTGCGGATGTGAAGTGTTACCTGCGGGTGGCCAATATTATGGCCAATTACAGTCATCCTGGTGATCTGATGGTGGTGTCTGCGGCAGGCAGTACCACCAACCAACTGATTAGCTGGTTGAAACTGAGCCAAAGTGATCGTCTTTCTGCTCATCAGGTGCAACAAAATTTACGTCGTTATCAACATGATCTGATCAGTGGTTTATTGTCTCCAGAAATGGCCGAACCGCTGATTAGTGAGTTTATCCATGATTTGGAGCGTCTGGCGGGCCTGCTGGATAACAAAGTCGACGATGCAATTTACGCCGAAGTGGTGGGGCACGGTGAGATTTGGTCCGCCCGTTTGATGGCGGCGGTTTTAAACAAGCAGGATATGAACGCCACCTGGCTGGATGCCCGTAGTTTCCTGCGTGCAGAGCGTGCGGCACAACCACAAATCGATGAAGGCCGTTCTTACCCGCTGTTACAACAATTAATGGCCCAGCACCCACATCAACGTTTGGTGGTGACAGGGTTTATCTCGCGCAGTAATTCCGGTGAAACCGTGCTGCTGGGGCGTAACGGCAGTGACTACTCGGCGACACAAGTCGGGGCGCTGGCGGGTGTCGAGCGCGTGACCATCTGGAGTGATGTTGCTGGGGTATACAGTGCTGACCCACGCAAAGTAAAAGATGCCTGTCTGTTACCGTTGCTACGATTGGATGAAGCCAGTGAATTGGCCCGTCTGGCAGCACCGGTGCTGCATACCCGCACGCTACAGCCGGTTTCAGGCAGCGATATCGATTTACAACTGCGTTGTAGTTATCAGCCAGAGCAGGGTTCAACCCGCATTGAGCGCGTACTGGCATCAGGTTCGGGGGCGAAAATCGTTACCAGCCATGATGATGTCTGCCTGATCGAATTGCAGATTGCCGGTCATCACGATTTCTCGCTGGCGCAGAAAGAGATTGATTTGCTACTCAAACGTGCGCAAATCAAACCGCTAGCCACCGGTATTCATCCCGATCGCAATCTGTTGCAACTCTGCTATACCTCCGAAGTAGTTAACAGTGCACTAAGAGTGCTGGAAGATGCCGCGCTGCCGGGTAAATTATCCCTACGCGAAGGGCTGGCACTGGTCGCACTGGTGGGCGCGGGGGTTTGCAAGAACCCACTGCACAGCCACCGGTTCTACCAACAGTTAAAAGATCAGCCAGTTGAGTTTATTTGGCAGGCAGAAGATGGGATCAGCATGGTGGCCGTTTTGCGCCTTGGTCCGACTGAACACCTGATTCAGGGCTTGCACCAGTCACTGTTCCGTGCAGAAAAACGCATTGGTCTGATGCTGTTTGGCAAAGGTAATATTGGTGCCCGCTGGCTGGAACTGTTCGCCCGCGAGCAGAAGAATATCTCGGCGCGCAGTGGTTTTGAGTTTGTGCTAGCAGGTGTGGTGGATAGCCGCCGCAGCCTGTTAAGTTACGATGGGCTGGATGCCAGTCGGACATTGGCATTTTATGATGACGAAGCCAAAGAGCAGGATGAAGAGTCGCTGTTTTTATGGATGCGAGCACACCCGTTTGATGATTTGGTGGTGCTGGATGTGACCGCTAGTGAGTCGCTGGCCGGACAATATCTGGATTTCGCCAGCTACGGTTTCCACGTTATCAGCGCCAACAAACTGGCCGGAGCATCCAGTAGCAATAACTACCGCCAAATTCGCGATGCTTTTGCCAAAACCGGCCGCCACTGGCTGTACAACGCCACGGTGGGCGCTGGCTTACCGGTTAACCACACGGTGCGTGATCTACGTGATAGCGGCGACAGTATCTTGGCGATCAGTGGTATCTTCTCCGGCACGCTGTCGTGGTTATTCCTGCAATTTGACGGCACGGTACCCTTTACCGAATTAGTAGATCAAGCCTGGCAACAAGGTCTGACTGAGCCAGATCCACGGGTGGATCTTTCAGGCCAGGATGTGATGCGTAAACTGGTGATTCTGGCCCGTGAAGCGGGTTATGACATTGAACCGAATCAGGTGCGGGTGGAGTCGCTGGTGCCTGCTGGTGCTGATGTGGGGTCGGTAGATCAGTTCTTTGAAAATGGCGAAGCATTGAATCAGCAAATGATTCAGCGCTTAGAAGCCGCGAATGAGATGGGGTTGGTGTTACGTTACGTGGCACGCTTTGATGCTAATGGTAAGGCTCGAGTGGGCGTTGAAGCAGTCCGTGCTGACCATCCGCTGGCCTCATTGCTGCCGTGCGATAACGTCTTTGCCATTGAGAGCCGTTGGTATCGCGATAACCCACTGGTCATTCGTGGCCCAGGTGCCGGGCGTGATGTTACTGCTGGTGCAATTCAGTCTGATTTAAACCGCCTGTCTCAATTGCTGTAA
- a CDS encoding met repressor has translation MAEWNGEYVSPYAEHGKKSEQVKKITVSIPLKVLKILTDERTRRQVNNLRHATNSELLCEAFLHAFTGQPLPNDEDLRKERSDEIPEAAKILMRELGVDPDTWEY, from the coding sequence ATGGCTGAGTGGAACGGCGAGTATGTCAGCCCTTACGCTGAACACGGTAAGAAAAGCGAACAGGTCAAAAAAATTACGGTATCCATTCCGCTGAAGGTGTTAAAAATCCTCACCGATGAACGGACCCGCCGCCAGGTGAACAACCTGCGCCACGCCACCAACAGTGAATTGTTGTGTGAGGCCTTTTTGCATGCATTTACCGGCCAGCCGCTACCGAATGACGAAGACCTGCGTAAAGAACGTAGCGATGAAATCCCGGAAGCCGCGAAAATTTTAATGCGTGAGTTGGGTGTTGACCCCGATACCTGGGAATACTAA
- a CDS encoding 50S ribosomal protein L31: MKQGIHPKYEQVTASCSCGNVIKINSTVGHDLNLDVCGECHPFYTGKQRDVATGGRVDRFNKRFSMPGAKK; the protein is encoded by the coding sequence ATGAAACAAGGTATCCACCCTAAATACGAACAAGTTACTGCTTCTTGCTCTTGCGGTAACGTTATCAAGATCAACTCTACTGTTGGTCATGACCTGAATCTGGACGTGTGCGGCGAATGCCACCCGTTCTACACTGGCAAGCAGCGTGATGTTGCTACCGGTGGCCGTGTTGACCGCTTTAACAAGCGTTTCAGCATGCCGGGCGCTAAGAAGTAA
- a CDS encoding N-acetyl-gamma-glutamyl-phosphate reductase, with the protein MLNTLIVGASGYAGAELTAYLSRHPHMNITGLTVSAQSADAGKLLSDLHPQLKGIIDLPLQPLVDVAQAAKGVDVVFLATAHEVSHDLAPQFLAAGCVVFDLSGAFRVKDTAFYRQYYGFEHKHPDWLDKAVYGLAEWQAEEIKQAQLIAVPGCYPTASQLALKPLVDSKLLNEAQWPVINAVSGVSGAGRKASIGNSFCEVSLQPYGLFNHRHHPEIVAHLGTPVIFTPHLGNFARGILATITCRLNAGITAQDIADAYHHAYQDKPLVRLYQQGVPALKAVVGLPFCDIGFSVQGEHLIIVATEDNLLKGAAAQAVQCMNIRFGFTETESLLWGKVSH; encoded by the coding sequence ATGTTGAATACGCTAATTGTTGGTGCCAGTGGTTATGCCGGAGCGGAGCTTACGGCTTACCTGAGTCGTCACCCACATATGAACATAACCGGTTTAACGGTTTCAGCGCAAAGTGCAGATGCAGGAAAATTACTTTCTGACCTGCATCCGCAGCTAAAAGGCATTATTGATCTCCCGCTGCAACCCTTGGTGGATGTGGCTCAGGCGGCAAAAGGGGTTGATGTTGTGTTCCTCGCTACCGCCCACGAGGTCAGCCATGATTTAGCGCCGCAATTTTTAGCTGCCGGTTGTGTAGTATTCGATCTCTCCGGTGCGTTTCGGGTTAAAGATACGGCGTTTTACCGTCAGTATTATGGTTTTGAACATAAACATCCCGATTGGCTGGATAAAGCCGTCTATGGGCTTGCTGAATGGCAGGCAGAAGAGATTAAGCAGGCACAGTTGATCGCGGTACCAGGCTGTTATCCAACCGCATCGCAATTAGCGCTTAAGCCGTTGGTTGATAGCAAATTATTGAATGAAGCACAGTGGCCGGTGATTAATGCGGTCAGTGGCGTCAGCGGCGCAGGGCGTAAGGCCAGTATCGGCAACAGTTTCTGTGAAGTGAGTTTACAGCCCTACGGCTTGTTTAATCATCGTCATCATCCAGAAATTGTGGCTCACCTTGGCACGCCAGTTATTTTTACCCCGCACTTGGGTAATTTCGCCCGGGGCATTTTGGCGACCATTACCTGCCGTCTGAACGCGGGTATTACGGCGCAAGATATTGCCGACGCGTATCACCATGCTTATCAGGATAAACCGCTGGTGCGGTTGTATCAGCAGGGTGTTCCCGCGTTGAAAGCGGTGGTTGGTTTGCCTTTCTGCGATATTGGTTTCTCGGTGCAAGGCGAACATTTAATTATTGTCGCTACTGAAGATAACCTACTGAAAGGTGCGGCAGCTCAGGCTGTACAATGCATGAATATACGTTTTGGTTTTACAGAAACCGAGTCTCTGTTGTGGGGCAAGGTAAGTCACTAG
- a CDS encoding acetylornithine deacetylase has translation MKMKLPPFIELYRALIATPSISATDSALDQSNEALINLLAGWFADLGFRVEIQPVPDTRHKFNLLASIGEGNGGLLLAGHTDTVPFDEGRWTRSPFTLTEHDNKLYGLGTADMKGFFAFILDAVRDIDASKLSKPLYILATADEETTMAGARYFAASSQLRPDFAIIGEPTSLQPVRAHKGHISNAIRITGQSGHSSDPARGVNAIDLMHESITQLMKLRTKLQERYHNPAFTIPYPTMNFGHINGGDAANRICACCELHMDIRPLPGLTLSDLNELMTEALTPVSQRWPGRLSIDELHPPIPGYECPTDHHMVGVIEKLLGERTAVVNYCTEAPFIQQVCPTLVLGPGSIDQAHQPDEFIDMAFIEPTRELIGQLVDHFCQQ, from the coding sequence GTGAAGATGAAATTACCTCCATTTATTGAGCTGTATCGGGCGTTAATCGCGACGCCATCGATCAGCGCAACCGATAGCGCTCTCGATCAAAGTAATGAGGCGTTAATCAACTTGTTGGCCGGATGGTTTGCAGACTTGGGTTTTCGTGTCGAGATCCAACCCGTGCCCGATACACGCCACAAATTTAATCTGCTTGCCAGCATTGGAGAAGGCAATGGTGGATTATTGCTGGCGGGTCATACCGATACAGTGCCTTTTGATGAAGGGCGTTGGACGCGCTCACCGTTCACCCTGACCGAACATGACAATAAGTTGTATGGTTTGGGTACCGCCGACATGAAAGGCTTTTTCGCCTTTATTCTGGATGCGGTGCGCGATATCGATGCCAGCAAACTGAGCAAGCCGCTGTATATTCTGGCAACCGCCGATGAAGAAACCACCATGGCAGGCGCGCGCTACTTTGCCGCCTCCAGCCAGTTGCGCCCAGATTTTGCCATTATCGGTGAGCCAACCTCGCTGCAACCGGTGCGGGCGCACAAAGGGCATATTTCCAATGCTATCCGAATTACCGGTCAGTCTGGGCATTCTAGCGATCCGGCACGTGGGGTGAATGCCATTGATTTAATGCATGAATCTATCACTCAATTGATGAAGCTACGCACCAAGTTGCAAGAGCGTTATCACAATCCGGCGTTTACTATTCCGTATCCCACCATGAATTTTGGTCATATTAACGGCGGTGATGCGGCAAACCGTATCTGTGCTTGCTGCGAATTGCATATGGATATCCGCCCGTTGCCGGGCCTGACATTAAGTGATCTGAATGAGTTAATGACCGAAGCGCTGACACCGGTAAGCCAGCGCTGGCCAGGCCGTTTGAGCATTGACGAACTGCATCCACCGATCCCAGGCTATGAATGCCCAACCGATCACCATATGGTAGGGGTTATCGAGAAATTATTGGGTGAGCGTACCGCGGTGGTGAACTACTGCACCGAAGCGCCGTTTATCCAGCAAGTGTGCCCAACTCTGGTGCTGGGACCCGGTTCGATCGATCAAGCCCATCAGCCAGATGAATTTATCGATATGGCCTTTATCGAGCCAACCCGCGAGCTGATTGGTCAGTTGGTTGACCATTTCTGCCAGCAGTAA
- a CDS encoding cystathionine gamma-synthase (catalyzes the formation of cystathionine from L-cysteine and O-succinyl-L-homoserine) encodes MTRKQATIAVRSGLNDDEQYGCVVPPIHLSSTYNFIDFNQPRAHDYSRRGNPTRDVVQRALAELEGGAGAVMTSSGMSAIHLVCTTFLKPGDLLVAPHDCYGGSYRLFDSLSKRGAYRVLFVDQGDETALSRALAEKPKLILIETPSNPLLRVVDIAAICKAAHAVGALTVCDNTFLSPALQQPLSLGADLVVHSCTKYLNGHSDVVAGAVIAKDPELAVELAWWANNIGVTGAAFDSYLLLRGLRTLSPRMAQQQRNADEIVRYLQQQPLVKKLYHPSLPQHPGHEIACRQQSGFGAMLSFELDGDEQLLRRFLSALELFTLAESLGGVESLISHAATMTHAGMAPEARIAAGITDSLLRISVGIEDSEDLIADLENAFQLAGTR; translated from the coding sequence ATGACGCGTAAACAGGCAACAATAGCAGTCCGTAGCGGGTTGAACGATGACGAGCAATACGGCTGCGTTGTCCCCCCGATTCACCTCTCCAGTACCTATAATTTTATCGATTTTAATCAGCCGCGCGCACATGATTATTCACGTCGCGGGAATCCGACGCGCGATGTGGTACAGCGTGCACTGGCGGAACTGGAAGGTGGTGCGGGTGCAGTCATGACCAGCAGCGGGATGTCGGCGATTCATTTGGTTTGCACCACATTCCTAAAACCGGGTGACTTGCTGGTCGCCCCACACGACTGTTACGGCGGCAGTTATCGTTTATTCGATAGTCTGAGCAAGCGCGGTGCTTATCGGGTGCTGTTTGTCGATCAGGGTGATGAAACGGCATTGAGCCGGGCCTTGGCGGAAAAACCCAAGCTTATATTGATTGAAACACCCAGTAATCCGCTGCTACGGGTGGTAGATATTGCCGCTATCTGCAAGGCGGCACATGCAGTAGGTGCTCTGACGGTTTGTGATAACACGTTCCTCAGCCCTGCCTTGCAGCAGCCACTCTCTTTAGGGGCGGATTTGGTGGTTCACTCCTGTACTAAATACCTAAATGGTCACTCTGATGTGGTCGCTGGTGCGGTAATTGCCAAAGATCCTGAGCTGGCGGTTGAGCTGGCATGGTGGGCGAATAATATCGGGGTAACGGGGGCAGCATTTGATAGCTACCTGTTATTACGCGGTTTGCGTACCTTGTCGCCACGTATGGCTCAGCAGCAACGTAACGCGGATGAGATTGTTCGTTATTTACAGCAGCAGCCTTTAGTGAAAAAGCTGTATCATCCTTCTCTGCCACAACATCCCGGCCACGAAATTGCCTGCCGTCAGCAGTCTGGTTTCGGTGCGATGCTCAGTTTTGAGCTTGATGGTGATGAACAGCTACTGCGTCGCTTCCTCTCAGCCCTTGAGTTATTTACTCTGGCGGAGTCTTTGGGCGGTGTGGAAAGTCTGATTTCCCATGCAGCGACCATGACCCATGCCGGTATGGCACCAGAAGCGCGCATTGCCGCAGGTATTACTGACAGCTTGTTGCGCATTTCCGTGGGTATTGAAGACAGCGAAGATTTGATTGCCGATTTGGAAAATGCTTTCCAGTTGGCGGGAACGAGGTAA